The Pantoea sp. At-9b genome includes a window with the following:
- the aroC gene encoding chorismate synthase yields MAGNSIGQFFRVTTFGESHGIALGCIVDGVPPGIPLTEADIQHDLDRRRPGTSRYTTQRREPDQVKILSGVFEGVTTGTSIGLLIENTDQRSQDYSAIKDLFRPGHADYTYEQKYGLRDYRGGGRSSARETAMRVAAGAIAKKYLQMKHGIQVRGYLAQIGDVACELKDWSIVEENPFFCPDADKLDALDELMRALKKEGDSIGAKVTVMAENVPAGLGEPVFDRLDADLAHALMSINAVKGVEIGDGFAVVNQRGSQHRDEIRANGFQSNHAGGILGGISSGQTISANLAMKPTSSITVPGKTITRDGEEVEMITKGRHDPCVGIRAVPIAEAMMAIVLMDHLLRQRAQCADVNSTVPRW; encoded by the coding sequence ATGGCCGGAAACAGCATCGGACAATTTTTTCGCGTAACCACCTTTGGCGAGTCGCACGGTATTGCGCTGGGCTGCATTGTGGATGGCGTGCCGCCGGGCATTCCATTGACTGAGGCCGATATTCAGCACGATCTCGATCGTCGTCGTCCTGGCACCTCGCGCTATACCACTCAGCGCCGTGAGCCGGATCAGGTGAAAATTTTGTCAGGCGTGTTTGAAGGCGTGACCACCGGAACCTCAATCGGTCTGCTGATTGAGAACACCGACCAGCGTTCCCAGGATTACAGCGCAATTAAAGATCTGTTCCGACCGGGCCATGCGGATTACACCTACGAACAAAAATACGGCCTGCGTGATTATCGTGGCGGCGGTCGTTCGTCGGCGCGTGAAACTGCGATGCGCGTGGCGGCGGGAGCCATCGCCAAAAAATACCTGCAAATGAAACACGGTATTCAGGTGCGTGGCTATCTGGCGCAGATTGGCGATGTCGCCTGTGAGCTGAAGGACTGGAGCATTGTTGAAGAAAACCCGTTCTTCTGCCCGGATGCCGACAAGCTGGACGCGCTGGATGAACTGATGCGGGCGCTGAAAAAAGAGGGCGACTCTATCGGTGCTAAAGTGACGGTGATGGCAGAAAATGTGCCTGCGGGTCTTGGCGAACCGGTGTTTGACCGCCTCGATGCCGATCTGGCCCATGCGCTGATGAGCATCAACGCCGTGAAAGGCGTCGAGATTGGTGACGGTTTTGCGGTGGTTAACCAGCGTGGTAGCCAGCATCGCGATGAAATCCGTGCCAACGGCTTCCAGAGCAACCATGCAGGTGGCATTCTCGGCGGTATCAGCAGCGGCCAGACCATCAGTGCAAATCTGGCGATGAAACCGACGTCCAGCATCACGGTACCGGGTAAAACCATTACCCGTGACGGCGAAGAAGTTGAGATGATCACCAAAGGTCGTCACGATCCCTGCGTCGGTATCCGCGCAGTGCCGATTGCTGAAGCGATGATGGCGATCGTGCTGATGGATCATCTGCTGCGCCAGCGTGCGCAGTGTGCTGACGTTAACTCTACTGTTCCACGCTGGTAA
- the prmB gene encoding 50S ribosomal protein L3 N(5)-glutamine methyltransferase, with the protein MDKIFVDEAVNELHTIQDMLRWAVSRFSAAGIWYGHGTDNPWDEAVQLVLPTLWLPLDIPEDMRHARLTASERHRIVERVIRRVNERIPVAYLTNKAWFCGHEFYVDERVLVPRSPIGELIDHRFAGLIADNPSHILDMCTGSGCIAIACAYAFPEAEVDAVDISTDALAVAEQNIEEHGLLNHVTPIRADLFRGLPEVKYDLIVTNPPYVDAEDMDDLPGEYRHEPELGLAAGSDGLKLVRRILACAPKYLSEQGVLICEVGNSMVHMIEQYPDVPFTWLEFDNGGDGVFMLTRQQIVDAQHHFSFFKD; encoded by the coding sequence GTGGACAAAATTTTCGTCGATGAGGCAGTCAACGAACTGCACACCATTCAGGATATGCTGCGCTGGGCCGTCAGCCGTTTTTCTGCGGCCGGTATCTGGTATGGTCACGGCACAGACAACCCCTGGGACGAAGCGGTACAACTGGTCCTGCCTACCCTCTGGCTGCCGCTGGATATCCCGGAAGATATGCGCCATGCGCGTTTGACCGCCAGCGAGCGTCATCGCATCGTTGAACGTGTGATTCGCCGCGTCAACGAGCGCATCCCGGTGGCGTACCTCACCAACAAAGCCTGGTTCTGCGGCCACGAGTTTTATGTCGATGAACGCGTGCTGGTGCCACGTTCACCGATTGGTGAATTGATTGACCACCGTTTTGCCGGGCTGATCGCCGATAACCCGAGCCATATTCTTGATATGTGCACCGGCAGTGGCTGCATCGCCATCGCCTGCGCCTATGCCTTCCCGGAAGCTGAAGTCGACGCTGTCGATATCTCGACCGATGCACTGGCCGTAGCCGAACAGAACATCGAAGAACATGGTTTGCTCAACCACGTTACCCCAATCCGCGCCGATCTGTTCCGGGGCCTGCCGGAGGTGAAATACGATCTGATCGTCACCAACCCTCCTTACGTCGATGCCGAGGATATGGATGATCTGCCGGGTGAATATCGTCACGAGCCGGAGCTGGGACTGGCAGCAGGCAGTGACGGCCTGAAGCTGGTGCGCCGTATTCTTGCCTGTGCGCCGAAGTATCTGAGCGAGCAGGGCGTGCTGATTTGCGAAGTGGGCAACAGCATGGTGCACATGATTGAACAGTATCCCGATGTGCCTTTCACCTGGCTGGAGTTCGACAACGGTGGTGACGGCGTATTTATGCTGACTCGTCAGCAAATCGTTGACGCGCAGCATCATTTCTCATTCTTTAAAGACTAA
- the smrB gene encoding endonuclease SmrB: MSKKTPLSQDDQALFRQLMTGTRKLKQDTIVHKPVVKTRELPLKRLLSEQADNSHYFSDEFQPLLSSDGPVRYVRADVSHYELKKLRRGDYTPEIFLDLHGLTQMQAKQELGALIAACRREHLFCASVMTGHGKHILKQQTPLWLAQHPWVMAFHQAPKMFGGDAALLVLIEVEEWQPPELP; encoded by the coding sequence ATGAGTAAGAAGACGCCGCTAAGCCAGGACGATCAGGCGCTGTTTCGCCAATTAATGACCGGAACACGCAAGTTGAAACAGGATACCATCGTGCATAAACCGGTGGTGAAAACGCGTGAACTGCCGTTGAAAAGGCTGCTTTCCGAGCAGGCCGATAACAGCCATTACTTTTCTGACGAGTTTCAGCCACTGCTGTCGAGCGACGGTCCGGTCCGCTACGTGCGCGCCGATGTCAGCCATTATGAGTTAAAAAAACTGCGACGCGGCGATTATACCCCAGAGATTTTTCTCGATCTGCATGGCTTAACCCAGATGCAGGCCAAACAAGAACTGGGCGCGCTGATTGCTGCCTGTCGTCGTGAGCATCTGTTTTGCGCCAGCGTGATGACCGGCCACGGCAAACACATCCTCAAGCAGCAAACGCCGCTGTGGCTGGCACAACATCCGTGGGTCATGGCGTTTCATCAGGCACCGAAAATGTTTGGCGGTGACGCCGCCTTGCTGGTGCTGATTGAAGTGGAAGAGTGGCAACCACCAGAGTTGCCTTGA
- the sixA gene encoding phosphohistidine phosphatase SixA — MQVFIMRHGDAALEAASDSVRPLTLCGCDESRQMASWLNGQALDIERVLVSPYLRAGQTLATVREALTLPEEQDVLPELTPGGDPGLVACYLQTLANEGVKSVLVISHLPLVGYLVSELCPQEAPPMFATSAIACVNFDPANCEGKLEWQVSPSKLAKAM, encoded by the coding sequence ATGCAAGTTTTTATCATGCGTCATGGCGATGCGGCTCTGGAAGCAGCAAGTGATTCAGTCAGACCACTCACGCTTTGCGGATGCGACGAATCACGCCAGATGGCGAGCTGGCTCAACGGCCAGGCGCTGGATATCGAACGGGTGCTGGTCAGCCCCTATCTGCGTGCCGGGCAAACCCTGGCAACGGTACGCGAAGCTCTGACGCTGCCGGAAGAGCAGGATGTCTTGCCAGAGCTGACGCCGGGCGGTGATCCGGGGCTGGTCGCCTGCTATTTGCAGACGCTGGCGAACGAAGGCGTGAAATCGGTACTGGTGATTTCGCACCTGCCGTTGGTGGGCTATCTGGTTTCTGAGCTGTGCCCGCAGGAAGCGCCGCCGATGTTCGCGACCTCTGCGATTGCCTGCGTCAATTTTGACCCGGCAAACTGCGAAGGCAAGCTGGAGTGGCAGGTCAGTCCCTCAAAACTGGCCAAAGCGATGTAA